TAAATAACCATGAAAATCCCAAGACCGACCTGGGTTAGGATATTGGCTAAAAAGGTAAGTTTCACGTTTCGATTATAGCTTTTTATATGCGAAGCCCATTCATGATATAGAGCCATTATATTTCGCCCCTCAATTATTTCGATACACTAAATATAATCCTTTTGGAACGATATGTAAATATGTTTAAACTAATACATCTATGTAAAATCCTCCGAAATCAGCAAAAAAAAAAACGGCTAAGCCGCTTAATTAAACTTGTAGCTCTTTAAGTTTTTCATAAAGGTAGGGAACGGACTGAAAAGCATAAATTTTCTCCAGCTCCTCTCCTTCTCTTAATACAATCAGACATGGAACACTTTCAATTTCAAAACGCTCCGCCATTTCAGGCAGGTAATTTAAGTCGGCTTTACCTGAAGACACATGAGGTAACAGCTGCTCTATTACCGTCAGCATCTTGCTTGCCACCTGGCATGTTCCGCACATTGGCGTGTAAAAGTATAGGTAACCTGTGCGTTTTTCCTCAAGGAAGGTTTCGATTTCTTCCTTAGTCCATTCTTCCATCTACAGTCATCCTTTTTCTAAATACTCTGCATGAACATCGATATTTGCTCCGATTAAAACTGTAGCAAGGTGATTTTCCGGTGCCGTCGCCACTTCCCTGTACATCCTGTCAATGTACAAATGGTTCGCCTCTGGAAACTCTCTCTTGAATTGCTTCCGGAGCTTTTCCCCTGAAGCATCCGCATCCACCAAAATATAAACATCTTTATCAAAAAGGGAGTCAATCAGTTCATCAAGCTTCGAGACACCAATCGTCCCATTTGTACAAATAATTTCAACCGGTTCATTCAGCACAGCTTGAACTTTCTTTTTGTCTGACGAGCCCTCCACTATGATCACCTTGTGATTTTCGTCCATCGTCATAACCACCTATGCACCAGAGATAATTACCTTACAATATTATAAACAGGAATATTGAATTTGTGCTGTTATGTTCATATTTCTATTGTCACTGTTTTTAAAGGAGATTGCAAAAAATTAGACTAGCCCACTGGATAGAAAACTGCTTAAAACTTTTCCTGTGTGACCATATTGAGCGTTGAGCTTTGTTTTCGGGCTTATAGAAACTTTCTATGTGACCTTTTTTCTTCTTTGAGCCTCGTTTTGGGCTCATAGAATTTTTCTATGTGACCTTTTTCTTGTTCGAGCCTCGTTTCGGGCTTATAGAATCTTTCTATGTGACCTTTTTCTTGTTTGAGCCTCGTTTCGGGCTTATAGAATCTTTCTATGTGACCTTTTTCTTGTTTGGGTCTTGTTTTGGGCTTATAGAACCTTTCTATGTGACCTTTCTGTCTGCCATGACGCCTTTTGGGCATATGAAAAAACAGCGGCATGGCTGGCCGCTGTTTGGATTTGCTTAACACCAGCCGCCTTCATCACAATCAGTGTACCGAGGTTCTGATTGGTCAGGTACTGATACATGCTGGTAGATTTTATTCTGTTCTGCTTCATAGTGATGTTCTAATTTCATCTGCATACCTTCTGGAAGCTCTATTGATCCAATGTGTTCATTTTCCAGATACAGCTGGATCTGGCCGTTTTCCAGTTTACCTGTCACTCTGTCCGTAATATCAAGCTTTTGTTTATTCAGTGTCATGAGTTTCACCCTTCTTGGATTGTCGATTGCTTTTAGTTTGTCCGATTTTTTGGGATGAATCGATGGAAAAATGAAGGAGTTATGGAGGGGAAAAATCTGCATAAGAAAACGCCTTGAACATCAAGGCGTCATGTAAAATTATTCTTTGATCATTTCTTCGTATTGTTCAGCAGTCATAAGATTTTCTACTTCACTGTTATCAGACAGCTCGACAGTGATCATCCATGCTTTTTCGTATGGAGATTCGTTAACGAATTCAGGGCTGTCGTTAAGCTCTTCGTTAATTTCCACTACCTTGCCGCTTACTGGCGCATATAGCTCAGAAACAGTTTTTACGGATTCTACACTTCCGAATGGCTGATCAAGGCTAATTTCGTCTCCTACTTCAGGAAGTTCGACGAAAACGATATCGCCCAGTTCAGATTGAGCAAAATCAGTAATACCGATGCGAACCTTTTCTCCTTCAACTTTTACCCATTCGTGTTCTTTAGAGTAACGTAATTCATTTGGTATACTCATTAACTATCCCTCCATTTGTATATCTCTATCGATTATTATCGATGGGACCAAAATTACAGCCAGGCTTTTTGGAACTCTTCCTCTTTAAAGCCTACAGTTACTTTTTCCCCGTCTGTCATCAGCGGGCGTTTGATGAGCATGCCATCTGATGCAAGCAGTTCCAGCAGCTCATTTTTTGATGCTGTCTTGATTTTGTCTTTCATCCCTAGTTCCCGATACTTTTGGCCGCTCGTATTGAAAAATTTCTTGATATCAAGGCCGCTTTTTTCCAGCATTTCTTCAAGCTGGGATTGGGAAGGCGGATTTTCGACAATATGTACTTCATTATAGCTCACTTCATGCTGGTCCAGCCATTTCTTGGCGTTCCTGCATGTACCGCATTTAGGGTACCAATAAAATGTCTTTGTCATGTTTTCACCACCCTTTGCTATTATCCCATTAATGAAACCCTCTAATCGGATAGTAACATAATAAGGCTGAAAAATACTAACATTCCGTGTTTAATTCCATGACATTTTCGGCATCCATTACTCTATTCTACATATTTCGATAAATTCCTCCATGGAACTGAATCTTGTTTATAAAAAATTGCTGTTTCGAAATGATTTTACTTTATAAAAAAACACTTCTCCTCTAACAGGAGAAGTGTTCAAAATCCCAGATTAAACGATGAAACGCTCTGCTTCGATGAGCTTTTCAGATGCTTCACGCTTCTTCGCGATCACATTGATTGGAGTGTGTCTTGTGAACTTGCGCAATGCGGAAGTCAACATACGAAGTGCATCTCCCTCTTCAGTTGCAACAAGAGTTTCTTTTGCGTCACGCTCGATTTCATTGAATGCTTCCTGGCAGAAGATTTGTGTGTAAAGAAGCTTTTGCTTGCTCTTTTCCACTCCATCTTTTGCAATTGCTTTTTCAGTACGAAGGACAGCAGATTCCATGGAATAAGCATTTGAGATGATATCGGCGATGTTGACGAGGATCTCCTGCTCTTTTTCCAATGCTTTGCCGAATTTCTGTGCAGCCAATCCAGCTGCAAGCAATCCAATTTTCTTCGCGTTCTTAACAAGGTATTTTTCCTGTGCCAGCGGCTCATCGCCTGGCTCTTCAGGCATTAGCATCATAAGCTCTTCCTGAAGCTGTTGAGCTTTTTGCAATAACGGCAGCTCGCCCTTCATTGCCTTGCGCAGGAATGTTCCTGGTACCAACAGGCGGTTGATTTCGTTCGTTCCTTCAAAAATACGGTTGATTCTTGAATCACGGTATGCTCTTTCGATTTCATACTCTTGCATGAAGCCGTATCCACCGTGGATTTGAACTCCTTCATCAACAACATAGTCAAGTGTTTCTGTTGCGAATACTTTGTTCATTGAACACTCGATTGCGTACTCAGCGATTGAATCAGCGACTGCTTTACCATTGTTGATTTCTTCTTCGGACAACTGGTTCATTCTTTCCTCGAACAAGCCTACTGTACGATATACAGAGCTTTCAGTTGCGTAGATTTTGGAAGCCATTGTCGCAAGCTTCTCTTTTGTAAGGTTGAACTGGGAAATAGGTGTTTTGAACTGCTGGCGCTGATTAGCATACTTTACAGTCAGACCGAATGCCTGCTTAGCTCCGCCAGTTGCGCCTACACCCAGCTTATAACGTCCGATGTTCAGGATATTGAAGGCGATAAGGTGGCCTTTTCCTGCTTCACCAAGAAGGTTCTCCACAGGAACTTGAGCATCCTCTAGAATCAATGTACGTGTTGAAGAGCTCTTGATTCCCATTTTCTTCTCTTCAGCGCCTACTGATACTCCTGGGTATTCTCTTTCAACGATGAAAGCTGTGAATTGTTCGCCGTCGATCTTAGCATAAACAACGAATACATCTGCAAAGCCAGCGTTTGTGATCCATTGCTTTTCGCCGTTAAGAACGTAATGAGTGCCTTCAGCATTCAGTTTGGCAGTAGTCTTTGCACCCAATGCGTCTGAACCTGAACCTGGCTCAGTAAGAGCGTACGCTGCTAGCTTTTCGCCAGTTGCCAGTTCAGGAAGGTATTTTTGCTTTTGTTCCTCATTTCCGAAAA
The window above is part of the Mesobacillus jeotgali genome. Proteins encoded here:
- a CDS encoding thioredoxin family protein produces the protein MEEWTKEEIETFLEEKRTGYLYFYTPMCGTCQVASKMLTVIEQLLPHVSSGKADLNYLPEMAERFEIESVPCLIVLREGEELEKIYAFQSVPYLYEKLKELQV
- a CDS encoding toprim domain-containing protein, translating into MTMDENHKVIIVEGSSDKKKVQAVLNEPVEIICTNGTIGVSKLDELIDSLFDKDVYILVDADASGEKLRKQFKREFPEANHLYIDRMYREVATAPENHLATVLIGANIDVHAEYLEKG
- a CDS encoding YusG family protein; the encoded protein is MTLNKQKLDITDRVTGKLENGQIQLYLENEHIGSIELPEGMQMKLEHHYEAEQNKIYQHVSVPDQSEPRYTDCDEGGWC
- the gcvH gene encoding glycine cleavage system protein GcvH; amino-acid sequence: MSIPNELRYSKEHEWVKVEGEKVRIGITDFAQSELGDIVFVELPEVGDEISLDQPFGSVESVKTVSELYAPVSGKVVEINEELNDSPEFVNESPYEKAWMITVELSDNSEVENLMTAEQYEEMIKE
- a CDS encoding arsenate reductase family protein, which codes for MTKTFYWYPKCGTCRNAKKWLDQHEVSYNEVHIVENPPSQSQLEEMLEKSGLDIKKFFNTSGQKYRELGMKDKIKTASKNELLELLASDGMLIKRPLMTDGEKVTVGFKEEEFQKAWL
- a CDS encoding acyl-CoA dehydrogenase family protein, coding for MGNQTEKLVKGGSFLIEDVTYDHVFTPEDYTDEHKMIAKTTEDFVTNEVLPQVEYIEQHEFDRTVKLLKEAGELGLLGADVPEEYGGLSLDKISSALIAEKMAVAGGFSISHGAHVGIGSLPIVLFGNEEQKQKYLPELATGEKLAAYALTEPGSGSDALGAKTTAKLNAEGTHYVLNGEKQWITNAGFADVFVVYAKIDGEQFTAFIVEREYPGVSVGAEEKKMGIKSSSTRTLILEDAQVPVENLLGEAGKGHLIAFNILNIGRYKLGVGATGGAKQAFGLTVKYANQRQQFKTPISQFNLTKEKLATMASKIYATESSVYRTVGLFEERMNQLSEEEINNGKAVADSIAEYAIECSMNKVFATETLDYVVDEGVQIHGGYGFMQEYEIERAYRDSRINRIFEGTNEINRLLVPGTFLRKAMKGELPLLQKAQQLQEELMMLMPEEPGDEPLAQEKYLVKNAKKIGLLAAGLAAQKFGKALEKEQEILVNIADIISNAYSMESAVLRTEKAIAKDGVEKSKQKLLYTQIFCQEAFNEIERDAKETLVATEEGDALRMLTSALRKFTRHTPINVIAKKREASEKLIEAERFIV